In Bacteroides cellulosilyticus, the genomic stretch GAGGTTGTGGCGGGAAAACGAAAAAGATCATTGCTGACCGTCGGATTATTCTTGTCGCTCAAATTCCCGTACAATCCCCGGAACGAAAGTACTTCACGCCATTTCAACTTTTTCAGCAAAGGTACGCGGTTGAACAAAAAGCCATTTAGATAATAAGTAACGTCCCACGAAGCATATTCATCGTTCATAAACTCCATGGCATTCATCAGGGAGTAAGACTCCGGCTGAATAGTATAAGAAAGGTTGGCGTTCGGGATAATCAGTAACGGGAAAGGTACTTTATTCCAAACTTTCCCGGCTTTCAGGATAACGTCGGTATAGCCGAAGGCCGAAAACCAGAAACGTTTCTGAAAACCTGCCTCTGTATATTGATAGGTATAATCACCACCCAACACTCCTTTTGCAGCCATCGTATGCGAAAGTGAGAAGACCGGCGCATCCAGCGATACCGGAAAACGGTTCCATTGCGTCTGAAAGAATTTTTCATTCGGCGCATAACGCAATTTTACTTCAAACTCGGCATTCGATATTTTCTTCACGGGCGTTGCCATCTCATCCTGCTTCAGGAAAGGGATAAGATACGAAGACTCATCCTGCCGGAAGCGGGAAGTGAGCTGAAAGGAGAAACCGGAATGGAACTCATTGGTGTAAGTCAGTTCCGCCTTGCGCTGATAGCCTATCCGGTCGTCCTTCTGGCGCTTCAAGCTCAGGAATACGTTGTCCTGACTGGTATAGAGGTAATGTTGTCCGTATTGGTTTACATCCGAGGTATATCGTGCTTTCAAAGAATGAATAGGAAATTCGTTGGCATACTCCTTCTTTTTATGGAAAGAATATTCCACTTCCGCCATTCCCTTCATCCGATGGTCTTTGAAACCGTAAGCCATGTATCCTTTATAGAATAGGTGCGGATTGAGCCACGCCGTAGTCATACCTCCCGCACGCAGACGCACACCTTCCAGGGTGTTGCCGCTTATGGTGGTATTCATCATACCTATATAGAACAAGGGTTCTTTCTCTTTAGGTGCGGGTATGTATCCGGTAAACAACACTTTCAAGGTCTTCTCCGTCCAGTAATAGACAGGATACGTGCGAAGCTGCGCCATCATTTTATCAACGGAAGTTTCCTTCTTGCTGACTTCCACCTGACGGTTATCGTCCCAGTAAGCTTCCGTGCGATGCGTCGCTTCGGCCGGCTCAATCACTTTTTCCGGCTTCTTAAAGGCCGAAAGGGCATCCGCAGAAGGTTCATACACATAGTTCCTGTAATATACATCTCGTTTGGCATAGATACCGTCACTGTTGTCCACCAACTTGAATTCGGTGGTGATATGTTCGTCAGCCAACTGGCGCGTACCGTCTGCCCCACGGGTAAAGTTCTGTTCAAGAGACATATAATCCACAAAATTCAGATTGATTTTCTGTGGAAAGTTCATGGTGGCACGACGCACGAAATAGGTACTATCCAAAGTAACGTACAAGTGTCCCGTAAAACCGAAGGATTCGGAATTGAAAGGTACGAACGTCAGATCCACACAAGGCTGGCCCGCTATCGTAAGCGTGTCCATCAGATAATATTTATAGAATGAAGGGCCCAGGGAAGAGAGCGGACTTACGAACTTATTGGTGAACAGCGTGATGTTGTTCTCATAAATATCAACATCCGTCATCGTCACACTGATGGCTTGCTCCATGCCTTGCTGCGAAAGCATCTCGTCCACACCGGCCTGTTTGCGGGCATGTACGCGCTGTTTCTGACTTTTGGGAGATTTGCGGTAATAGTCCGTAGCCAGCAACTCACGATTGGAGACGGCAAGCACGGGCTTTCCCGTAACGGCGGAAGTATCCACATAGTCCGTCAGGAACTTGAACTTACGATAAAGCCACTTCTGTTGCTTTACGCTGTCAAAGTTGTTGATGGCAAAGGTCATCTTCTCATAACGATCCCGTTGCCAGAAGTCCAACTCCTTGGGCGAATAGTCATCCCGATGCTCTATCATTTGTCTCACAAATTCCACGGCGGGATTATCTTTTTTCTTATATCGCTCCCGTTTGGGCTTTACCAGCACTTCGTTCAGGGCATACGTTGCCGGAGAAAGGGCGATGGTAAGACGGATACCTTGTGCCGGATGAATAAGACGGGTGTATTCATTATATCCAATGGCAGAAATAACCAGCACGGCTTGGGGGCGGTAGGTCTTGAAAGAAAACTGTCCTTTGTCGTTAGTCATACCTCCTTCGGTAGTACCTTTCAGATACACAGATGTATATGGGAGAGGCTCACGGGTTAACGAGTCCGTAACAACACCTTGTACCACATATTGTGCTTGCAGGGGAAAGCTCATCCAGCAAAGGCTGATGAACAATAAAATCCTTAAAAAAGTAAACCTCATACCTACTTTATATAATGTTGAAAGATAAATGATAATTTAGCGGCTTTGCCGCTAAATTAAGTTACGAGCTACGAGCTACCAGTAACGAGTTGCTGCGCTGTACTCGTGGGCGAATAATAATTCGCCCGGCTATCACGCCGAAAGGTACTTGTCACTTGTAGCTTGTAGCTCGTTACTTATCGCGCTTTGCGCGATAAATTATCATTTATCCTTCTTTTGTGCCCGCAAAGGTACGCAAGAAAACTTTTTCAGAAAGTTCAGTTTTGCTGAATAAATGTTCTAAAAAACCACTTTTGCACGAAACACTTCCTTTTGCAGGCTGTTGTATATATCTTAAACGACGCGAAAAGCATCGAAAACCAATTAATAACCTAAACAACTTAATTATGGAATGGATAATAAACCAGCTCAGGGAGCGCCCCGAACTTGCCATATTCCTCACCCTGTTCCTGGGGTTCTGGCTTGGCAAGCTACGCATCGGGAAGTTCAGCTTGGGGACGGTCACAAGCGTACTGCTTGTAGGCGTATTGGTAGGACAGTTGAAGATTGACGTGCCAGGCCCCATCAAATCCGTGTTCTTTCTTCTCTTTCTGTTCGCCGTCGGGTATAAAGTAGGGCCGCAGTTCTTCCGCGGACTGAAAAAAGACGGACTCCCCCAGGTAGGCTTTGCCGTACTGATGTGTGTATCCGTATTGGTAGTGACCTGGCTTCTCGCCCTCGTGATGGGCTACAATCCCGGTGAAGCCGCCGGATTACTGGCAGGTTCGCAAACCATCTCCGCCGTCATCGGAGTAGCCGAAGACACCATGGCAAACATGGGACTGGACGAAGCGCAACGCCAAAGTTATATCAATATCATCCCCGTATCTTATGCAGTGACTTACGTTTTCGGTACGGCAGGTTCAGCCTGGGTACTCTCCTCCCTCGGTCCCAAACTATTGGGCGGATTGGAAAAAGTAAAAGCCGCCTGCAAAGAACTGGAAGCCAAAATGGGTAGTTCCGAGGCAGACGAACCAGGATTTATGCACGCCGCACGCCCTGTAACCTTCCGCGCCTACAAGATAGAAAACGAATGGTTCAAACAAGGCCGCCGGGTGATAGACCTGGAAATGTACTTCCAGAAAGATGGTAAACGCCTGTTTGTAGAGCGTCTGCGCAAGCAAGGAGTCGTTCGGGATGTAGCCCCGAATACCGTATTGAATATAGGAGACGAAGTCGTTCTCAGCGGACGCCGTGAATTCGTTATCGGCGAAGAGGACTGGATAGGCGAAGAAGTACAGGACGCGCAGTTACTCGATTTCCCGGCAGAAACGTTACCTGTCACGGTCACAAAGAAAACGTTCGCCGGAAAGACTGTGGCGAATATCCGCCGGCATAAATTCATGCATGGCGTCAGCATCCGCAGCATCAAGCGTGCGGGAATTGAAATACCTGTACTGGCACAGACCAAATTGGATGCCGGCGACGTCATCGAAGTAGTAGGCACCAAACAGGAAGTGGAAAGTGCCGCTGTACAAATAGGATATGTGGATCGGCCTACCCACCAAACGGATATGATATTCGTTGGATTAGGTATTCTGATAGGTGGTTTGTTCGGTGCATTATCCATCCACATCGGTGGTGTTCCCATCAGTCTGAGTACGAGTGGAGGCGCATTGATAGCCGGATTATTCTTCGGCTGGCTACGCAGCAAGCATCCTACGTTCGGACGTATCCCCGAAGCTTCCCTGTGGGTACTGAATAATGTAGGGCTGAATATGTTCATCGCTGTAGTGGGAATAGCCGCCGGACCGAGTTTCGTACAAGGCTTCCGGGATGTCGGACTCAGTTTGTTCATTGTAGGTGCCATAGCCACTACCCTGCCGTTGATTATCGGTTTGTTGCTTGCAA encodes the following:
- a CDS encoding DUF5686 and carboxypeptidase-like regulatory domain-containing protein, with the protein product MRFTFLRILLFISLCWMSFPLQAQYVVQGVVTDSLTREPLPYTSVYLKGTTEGGMTNDKGQFSFKTYRPQAVLVISAIGYNEYTRLIHPAQGIRLTIALSPATYALNEVLVKPKRERYKKKDNPAVEFVRQMIEHRDDYSPKELDFWQRDRYEKMTFAINNFDSVKQQKWLYRKFKFLTDYVDTSAVTGKPVLAVSNRELLATDYYRKSPKSQKQRVHARKQAGVDEMLSQQGMEQAISVTMTDVDIYENNITLFTNKFVSPLSSLGPSFYKYYLMDTLTIAGQPCVDLTFVPFNSESFGFTGHLYVTLDSTYFVRRATMNFPQKINLNFVDYMSLEQNFTRGADGTRQLADEHITTEFKLVDNSDGIYAKRDVYYRNYVYEPSADALSAFKKPEKVIEPAEATHRTEAYWDDNRQVEVSKKETSVDKMMAQLRTYPVYYWTEKTLKVLFTGYIPAPKEKEPLFYIGMMNTTISGNTLEGVRLRAGGMTTAWLNPHLFYKGYMAYGFKDHRMKGMAEVEYSFHKKKEYANEFPIHSLKARYTSDVNQYGQHYLYTSQDNVFLSLKRQKDDRIGYQRKAELTYTNEFHSGFSFQLTSRFRQDESSYLIPFLKQDEMATPVKKISNAEFEVKLRYAPNEKFFQTQWNRFPVSLDAPVFSLSHTMAAKGVLGGDYTYQYTEAGFQKRFWFSAFGYTDVILKAGKVWNKVPFPLLIIPNANLSYTIQPESYSLMNAMEFMNDEYASWDVTYYLNGFLFNRVPLLKKLKWREVLSFRGLYGNLSDKNNPTVSNDLFRFPATTSYMGDTPYMEVGVGVENILKVIRLDYVWRLTYRNLPGIDKSGLRISLHMTF
- the aspT gene encoding aspartate-alanine antiporter, which encodes MEWIINQLRERPELAIFLTLFLGFWLGKLRIGKFSLGTVTSVLLVGVLVGQLKIDVPGPIKSVFFLLFLFAVGYKVGPQFFRGLKKDGLPQVGFAVLMCVSVLVVTWLLALVMGYNPGEAAGLLAGSQTISAVIGVAEDTMANMGLDEAQRQSYINIIPVSYAVTYVFGTAGSAWVLSSLGPKLLGGLEKVKAACKELEAKMGSSEADEPGFMHAARPVTFRAYKIENEWFKQGRRVIDLEMYFQKDGKRLFVERLRKQGVVRDVAPNTVLNIGDEVVLSGRREFVIGEEDWIGEEVQDAQLLDFPAETLPVTVTKKTFAGKTVANIRRHKFMHGVSIRSIKRAGIEIPVLAQTKLDAGDVIEVVGTKQEVESAAVQIGYVDRPTHQTDMIFVGLGILIGGLFGALSIHIGGVPISLSTSGGALIAGLFFGWLRSKHPTFGRIPEASLWVLNNVGLNMFIAVVGIAAGPSFVQGFRDVGLSLFIVGAIATTLPLIIGLLLAKYIFKFHPAIALGCCAGARTTTAALGAIQDAVESETPALGYTVTYAVGNTLLIIWGVAIVLMV